The following proteins come from a genomic window of Geomonas sp. RF6:
- a CDS encoding PqiB family protein has protein sequence MSEEFPHPDRDSIPEAVAEPHRRHSLQLVWIVPIVAALIGASLAVKSYLSRGPVITISFHSGEGIEAGKTKIKYKDVQIGEVKSVVLGKDRSHVVVSAEMTKEAKDLLVKDTLFWVERPRISGGNISGLSTLVGGSYIGMAAGTSKDRQHAFTGRETPVVLVDGPGRQYLLHSRDLGSLDISSPIYYRRIKVGQVVGYDLDKDGKGVTVKAFVRSPYDSFVTANSVFWQESGIDLSLDVSGLKLNTQSVASMLLGGISFQSPEDAPAQPAPPNSTFTLAVNRAEALKRPERVVEKYLLVFGESVRGLALGAPVDLLGVTVGEVTKINLELDPQRKRFSMPVEVQFYPERLRAHYRHKAQGLPADHRVLLDELVAHGFRAQLRNANLLTGQMYVALSFFPDAPKAKIDWTESPPQFPTVPGSLERLQGKIMRIVDKIEKIPFEAVAGDARKTLKSLDATLKSADRLVKQIDSSVVPEARGVLSDARRTLGEARQTLAGASNVMSSDAPVQQDLRETLREVARAAQSLRALADYLERHPESLIRGKKEKE, from the coding sequence ATGAGTGAAGAGTTTCCCCACCCCGACAGAGATAGCATCCCTGAGGCCGTCGCCGAGCCGCATCGCCGCCACTCCCTTCAGCTCGTGTGGATCGTGCCGATCGTTGCTGCGCTCATCGGCGCATCTCTGGCGGTGAAATCGTATCTGAGCCGCGGTCCTGTCATCACCATTTCCTTCCACAGTGGTGAGGGGATAGAGGCGGGGAAAACGAAGATAAAGTACAAGGATGTGCAGATCGGCGAGGTAAAGAGCGTGGTGCTCGGAAAGGACCGCTCCCATGTGGTGGTCTCTGCCGAGATGACGAAGGAGGCGAAGGATCTCCTTGTGAAGGATACCCTCTTCTGGGTGGAGCGCCCGCGTATTTCCGGCGGCAACATTTCCGGGCTGAGCACCCTGGTCGGCGGCTCCTACATCGGTATGGCAGCCGGAACCTCGAAGGATCGGCAGCACGCCTTCACTGGGCGCGAGACTCCGGTCGTTCTTGTGGACGGGCCAGGGCGGCAGTACCTGCTCCATTCCCGGGACCTCGGCTCTCTCGATATCTCCTCTCCCATCTACTATCGCCGCATAAAGGTCGGACAGGTCGTCGGCTACGATCTCGACAAGGATGGAAAGGGGGTTACAGTAAAGGCGTTCGTACGCTCCCCCTACGACTCCTTCGTCACCGCCAACTCCGTCTTCTGGCAGGAAAGCGGCATCGACCTTTCTCTTGACGTCAGCGGGCTAAAGCTCAATACCCAGTCCGTCGCATCGATGCTTCTGGGGGGGATCTCTTTCCAGTCGCCGGAAGATGCGCCCGCTCAACCGGCACCCCCAAATTCCACTTTCACACTTGCCGTCAACCGTGCCGAAGCCCTGAAGAGACCGGAACGGGTCGTGGAGAAATACCTGCTGGTCTTTGGCGAGTCGGTGCGCGGGCTCGCACTGGGAGCTCCGGTGGACCTACTGGGGGTGACGGTCGGAGAGGTAACGAAGATCAACCTGGAGCTCGACCCGCAGCGCAAGCGCTTCTCCATGCCGGTTGAGGTGCAGTTTTATCCGGAGCGTCTGCGAGCTCACTACCGCCACAAAGCGCAAGGCCTCCCCGCCGATCACCGGGTCCTTCTCGACGAGCTCGTCGCCCACGGCTTCCGCGCCCAGCTGAGAAACGCCAACCTCCTCACCGGACAGATGTATGTGGCGCTCTCCTTCTTCCCGGACGCCCCCAAGGCGAAGATCGATTGGACGGAGTCGCCGCCGCAGTTCCCCACCGTCCCGGGGAGCCTGGAACGGTTGCAGGGTAAGATCATGCGGATCGTCGACAAGATCGAGAAGATCCCGTTCGAAGCGGTAGCCGGGGACGCCCGGAAGACGCTGAAGAGCCTCGATGCTACCTTGAAGAGCGCCGACCGCCTGGTGAAGCAGATCGACAGCTCGGTCGTGCCCGAGGCCCGCGGCGTCCTTTCCGATGCGCGCAGGACCCTCGGCGAAGCCCGCCAGACCCTCGCAGGAGCGAGCAACGTCATGTCCAGCGACGCCCCGGTCCAGCAGGACCTTAGAGAGACGCTGAGGGAGGTGGCACGCGCCGCCCAGTCGCTGCGGGCCCTCGCCGATTACCTCGAGCGCCACCCCGAGTCTCTGATTCGTGGCAAGAAGGAGAAGGAGTGA
- a CDS encoding CopD family protein, with protein sequence MRVVILVFIFCVSLSCAISSYATEEYAQKTGKDCAACHVDPAGGGELTAAGKAYGDSLAKEGGPAAGTAVPQKKEGEVAKKVVHLAAGYLHLLIAILWFGTILYVHLVLKPQYAAGGLPKGEVRVGVLSMVVIGLTGVVLMYFRITSLDILLHTRFGILLMVKVALYLVMVLAAIFVVLFIGPRLKAQRKNGAGPVGYGDLSAEELSLCDGKEGRPAYFAFKGKIYDASGSKLWKAGLHMGRHSAGVDLTEALQLAPHGSEQVVALPLVGELLDAGTQKAPLHVRVFYFLAYFNLTIVFVIVFIVALWRWW encoded by the coding sequence ATGAGAGTGGTAATTCTGGTGTTCATTTTCTGTGTCAGTCTTTCTTGCGCAATCAGCTCTTATGCGACGGAGGAGTACGCGCAGAAGACAGGGAAAGATTGTGCAGCATGCCATGTGGACCCCGCAGGGGGAGGGGAGCTGACAGCGGCAGGGAAGGCATATGGCGATTCCCTCGCGAAAGAGGGGGGACCCGCCGCGGGGACGGCTGTACCGCAGAAGAAGGAGGGGGAGGTCGCGAAGAAGGTGGTGCATCTCGCGGCGGGATACCTGCATCTTCTTATAGCAATCCTCTGGTTTGGCACCATCCTCTATGTTCATCTCGTCCTCAAGCCGCAGTATGCAGCGGGGGGACTGCCAAAGGGGGAGGTGCGTGTCGGCGTCCTTTCCATGGTAGTCATCGGGTTGACCGGCGTTGTCCTCATGTACTTCAGGATCACCTCGCTCGACATCCTCCTGCATACCCGTTTCGGCATCCTGCTCATGGTGAAGGTTGCACTCTACCTCGTCATGGTCCTTGCGGCGATCTTCGTGGTCCTCTTCATCGGACCTCGGCTGAAGGCACAGAGGAAAAACGGTGCCGGCCCCGTGGGGTACGGGGACCTTTCAGCAGAGGAGCTCTCCCTATGCGACGGGAAGGAAGGGCGCCCGGCATACTTCGCCTTCAAGGGTAAAATCTACGACGCGTCGGGGAGCAAGCTGTGGAAGGCGGGTCTGCATATGGGACGCCACAGTGCAGGGGTGGATCTGACCGAGGCGCTTCAACTCGCGCCTCACGGCTCGGAGCAGGTGGTGGCGTTGCCGCTTGTCGGTGAACTTCTGGATGCGGGGACGCAGAAGGCGCCGTTGCATGTGCGCGTCTTCTACTTTCTCGCCTACTTCAACCTCACGATTGTCTTTGTGATCGTCTTCATAGTCGCCCTGTGGCGCTGGTGGTAG
- a CDS encoding Ohr family peroxiredoxin encodes MDRTNTIKALFTATATATGGRNGRTEASDGSVRANLSVPKEMGGAGNPDTTTPEHLFAAGYAACFGGAIDFVAKQQQKDASTVKVTCQVSIGPREGGGFGLSVKMHVEDKEIRQAELAELVKEAHEKICPYSHATRDNINVQFEVVGR; translated from the coding sequence ATGGACAGAACAAACACCATCAAGGCTCTTTTCACGGCAACAGCAACCGCCACAGGAGGGCGCAACGGGCGCACCGAGGCAAGCGACGGGTCGGTGCGGGCAAACCTCTCCGTGCCGAAGGAGATGGGAGGGGCCGGGAACCCTGACACGACGACGCCAGAGCACCTTTTTGCCGCCGGTTATGCCGCCTGCTTTGGCGGCGCCATCGATTTCGTGGCAAAGCAGCAGCAAAAGGATGCCTCAACTGTAAAGGTCACTTGCCAGGTTTCGATCGGCCCGCGCGAAGGGGGCGGGTTTGGGCTGTCGGTGAAGATGCATGTGGAGGACAAGGAGATTCGGCAGGCGGAACTGGCAGAGCTGGTAAAGGAAGCGCACGAGAAGATCTGCCCTTACTCCCACGCTACGCGGGACAACATCAATGTGCAGTTCGAGGTGGTCGGGAGGTAG
- a CDS encoding DUF488 domain-containing protein, protein MSEDNRPQGRGALAVYTVGHGTLTEEEFLKVLREHGIERVLDVREVPRSRHAPHFDIGRLSPFLRIRRIKYQHMKELGGLRRHSRPDSPNGGWRNAALRGFADYMLSSAFASALANLVHLAQGKRTAIMCSEATPWRCHRVLISDALVVRGIEVLHILPDGSIVPHSLSEMAVVDGTRITYPPGAGDPCRPE, encoded by the coding sequence ATGTCGGAGGATAATCGGCCTCAAGGCAGGGGGGCGCTTGCGGTCTACACGGTGGGGCACGGCACCCTCACCGAGGAGGAATTCCTGAAAGTCCTCCGGGAGCACGGTATCGAGCGCGTCCTCGACGTACGGGAGGTGCCGCGGTCGAGGCACGCGCCGCACTTCGACATCGGCCGGCTGAGCCCTTTTCTGCGCATACGCCGCATCAAGTACCAGCACATGAAGGAACTCGGAGGACTGCGACGGCACTCTCGCCCCGATTCGCCGAACGGCGGCTGGCGCAATGCGGCGCTGCGCGGCTTCGCCGACTATATGCTCTCCTCCGCTTTTGCATCAGCGCTGGCGAATCTTGTTCACCTCGCGCAGGGGAAGAGGACGGCGATCATGTGCAGCGAGGCTACCCCCTGGCGCTGCCACCGTGTGCTCATCAGCGATGCCTTGGTTGTGCGGGGGATCGAGGTGCTGCATATCCTTCCAGACGGCAGTATTGTACCTCACTCTCTTTCGGAGATGGCGGTGGTCGACGGGACGCGGATAACGTATCCTCCCGGGGCGGGGGATCCCTGTAGGCCGGAATAA
- a CDS encoding DUF3943 domain-containing protein has product MPPSEVPDDTQRENSRKVLDWETREGRSYLIPALEVPGFVILLNGFDRLAFHGKMKEGKRAYETSPSTIWDHVHNQHWGWDHDTFEVNQFGHPYEGATFFGLARSSGLNFWESLGYSHAGSYIWEMAGETTRPSINDMITTGNAGSLLGEALFRMAGLVLEDGGDYPDAFHEIAAAIVSPPTGFNRSVFGERFKSVYPSHRPAKFWRVRLGASYGTEGYDLGYGQPPHNFYGIVDFALSYGLPGKSGYSYRRPLDYFDFRLTVRSRAENFLENILLRGLLIGSAYDAGDTYRGIWGLYGSYDYISPFLMQISSTALSLGTTAEMDVAPDVTLQGSLLGGVGFAAAGSRLATQEEREHHYAFSPQWLLSLNVLFGERAYIDLAGRGYYPQAVEGDIDGSEVLYNCEAGVTVRVSGRHGVGVRWVESIRNTHYQQVPNRHQREGTVTLFYTYLSNNSRFGAVGAGR; this is encoded by the coding sequence GTGCCACCCTCTGAAGTGCCGGACGACACTCAACGGGAAAACTCCAGGAAGGTCCTCGACTGGGAAACCCGGGAGGGGAGAAGCTACCTTATTCCGGCCCTGGAGGTCCCGGGATTCGTCATCCTCCTGAACGGCTTCGACCGGCTCGCCTTTCACGGGAAGATGAAGGAGGGGAAGCGGGCCTACGAAACTTCGCCATCGACGATCTGGGACCACGTGCACAATCAGCACTGGGGATGGGACCACGACACCTTCGAGGTGAACCAGTTCGGTCACCCCTACGAGGGTGCCACATTCTTCGGGCTTGCCCGCTCCTCCGGCCTCAATTTCTGGGAATCGCTCGGCTACAGCCATGCGGGGAGCTACATCTGGGAAATGGCGGGTGAGACGACGCGACCTTCCATCAACGACATGATCACCACCGGCAATGCCGGGAGCCTTCTGGGGGAGGCGCTCTTCAGGATGGCCGGATTGGTCCTGGAAGACGGTGGTGACTACCCCGATGCATTCCATGAGATAGCTGCAGCGATAGTTTCTCCCCCCACAGGATTCAACCGTTCCGTCTTCGGTGAGCGCTTCAAGAGCGTCTATCCATCGCACAGGCCGGCCAAGTTCTGGCGGGTGCGTCTCGGGGCGAGCTATGGGACGGAGGGGTATGACCTCGGGTACGGTCAGCCCCCTCACAACTTCTACGGCATTGTCGACTTCGCCCTCTCCTACGGTCTCCCCGGCAAGAGCGGTTACAGCTACAGGCGCCCGCTCGACTACTTCGATTTCCGACTGACGGTCCGCTCCCGTGCGGAAAACTTCCTGGAGAACATACTGCTGCGCGGGCTCCTGATCGGCTCGGCGTACGATGCCGGCGATACCTACCGCGGCATATGGGGGCTCTACGGGAGCTACGACTATATTTCCCCCTTCCTCATGCAGATCTCCAGCACAGCGCTCTCCTTGGGCACCACGGCTGAAATGGACGTCGCTCCGGACGTGACGCTGCAGGGCTCCCTTCTTGGAGGGGTGGGGTTCGCGGCGGCGGGGTCGAGACTGGCGACGCAGGAGGAGCGCGAGCACCACTACGCGTTCTCCCCGCAGTGGCTCTTGTCGCTGAACGTACTTTTCGGGGAGCGGGCTTACATCGACCTCGCTGGACGCGGCTATTACCCGCAGGCAGTGGAAGGGGATATCGACGGGTCGGAGGTGCTCTACAACTGTGAAGCCGGGGTGACCGTACGTGTCTCCGGGCGGCACGGGGTGGGGGTGCGCTGGGTGGAATCGATCAGAAACACGCACTACCAGCAGGTGCCCAACAGGCATCAGCGCGAGGGGACGGTAACCCTCTTCTACACCTACCTCAGCAACAACAGCCGATTCGGTGCCGTCGGGGCGGGACGGTGA
- a CDS encoding PqiC family protein — MIRLPILALACLALLVAGCSRSPQVTFYTLLPAASGEAVPATEAPVSVSVGPITVPEVVDRPQLVVRESESRVKIAETHRWAEPLKREIPRVLAQNLGSLLGTEQVSSYPQNAGADAQYRVQVDVQRFEALPGKSVTVEALWQIKRSADNAQGRGHSLVREPVQGDGYEPLVAAYSRALSRVSAELAQAIRACGQVPSRK, encoded by the coding sequence ATGATCCGATTGCCGATCCTGGCCCTGGCCTGCCTTGCCCTCCTCGTTGCCGGTTGCAGCAGGTCGCCGCAGGTGACCTTCTACACACTGCTGCCAGCCGCCTCCGGTGAGGCGGTGCCAGCGACAGAGGCCCCAGTCAGCGTCTCTGTAGGGCCGATAACGGTGCCGGAGGTCGTGGACCGCCCTCAACTGGTGGTGCGCGAATCGGAGAGCCGGGTAAAGATTGCCGAAACGCACCGTTGGGCTGAGCCGCTGAAGCGTGAAATCCCTCGGGTTCTGGCCCAGAACCTCGGATCGCTCCTCGGAACGGAGCAGGTCTCCTCGTACCCTCAAAATGCCGGTGCCGACGCCCAGTACCGGGTACAGGTCGATGTGCAGCGCTTTGAGGCGCTACCGGGGAAGTCGGTGACAGTGGAAGCGCTGTGGCAGATCAAACGAAGCGCCGACAACGCCCAGGGCCGCGGGCACTCCCTGGTGCGGGAGCCGGTGCAGGGGGACGGCTACGAACCGCTCGTTGCGGCTTACAGCCGGGCACTGTCGAGGGTAAGCGCGGAACTGGCCCAGGCGATCCGCGCGTGTGGACAGGTCCCTTCCCGAAAGTGA
- a CDS encoding dicarboxylate/amino acid:cation symporter yields MNKKKITQHLYFWVLVAIAIGVALGYYAPETAVAMKPLGDGFIKLIKMIIAPVIFCTVVTGIAGMEDMKKVGRVGAKALFYFEVVSTLALAIGLVVVNVIQPGVGMNADVTKLDTKALSAYTTAAKNQSLVDFVMNIIPSSVVDAFAKGDILQVLLFAVMFGFALSALGQKGRGLYKIIDQISHALFGVVGIIMKVAPVGAFGAMAFTVGKFGFKSLASLGMLMGSFYLTCLLFIFVVLGTICKLCGFSIFRFIAYIKEELLIVLGTSSSESALPRMMLKMEKLGCTKSVVGLVIPTGYSFNLDGTSIYLTMAAVFVAQATNTHLSWTQTATILGVLLLTSKGAAAVTGGGFVTLAATFAAIPTIPVAGLALILGIDRFMSEARALTNLIGNGVATVVISKWENELSQEQLNAVLANPQHHSLDLGLSMPVLAGEED; encoded by the coding sequence ATGAACAAGAAGAAGATCACCCAACATCTGTACTTTTGGGTACTCGTCGCCATCGCCATAGGCGTGGCGCTGGGATACTACGCACCGGAAACCGCAGTGGCGATGAAGCCGCTGGGCGACGGATTCATCAAGCTCATCAAGATGATCATTGCTCCCGTCATCTTCTGCACCGTCGTCACCGGCATCGCCGGGATGGAGGACATGAAGAAGGTGGGGCGCGTCGGTGCGAAGGCGCTCTTCTACTTCGAAGTGGTATCGACCCTTGCACTTGCCATCGGCCTCGTGGTCGTAAATGTGATCCAGCCGGGGGTCGGGATGAACGCCGACGTGACCAAGCTCGACACGAAGGCCCTCAGCGCCTACACCACCGCCGCCAAGAACCAGTCGCTGGTGGACTTCGTGATGAACATCATCCCGAGCAGCGTCGTGGACGCCTTCGCCAAGGGTGACATCCTCCAGGTCCTTCTCTTTGCCGTGATGTTCGGTTTCGCCCTTTCCGCCCTCGGCCAGAAAGGGAGAGGGCTGTACAAGATCATTGACCAGATCTCCCACGCCCTCTTCGGGGTCGTCGGGATCATCATGAAAGTTGCACCGGTCGGCGCCTTCGGCGCCATGGCCTTCACCGTCGGCAAATTCGGCTTCAAGTCCCTCGCCAGCCTCGGGATGCTCATGGGGAGCTTCTACCTCACCTGCCTCCTCTTCATCTTCGTCGTGCTCGGTACGATCTGCAAGCTGTGCGGCTTCAGCATCTTCAGGTTCATAGCCTACATCAAGGAAGAGCTCCTGATCGTGCTGGGGACCTCCTCCTCCGAGTCCGCACTCCCGAGGATGATGCTCAAGATGGAGAAGCTCGGCTGCACGAAGTCCGTCGTCGGTCTCGTAATTCCGACCGGCTACTCCTTCAACCTGGACGGCACCTCCATCTACCTGACGATGGCGGCGGTCTTCGTCGCGCAGGCGACCAACACGCACCTCAGCTGGACCCAGACCGCGACCATTCTCGGCGTGCTTCTTCTCACCTCCAAGGGTGCAGCAGCAGTAACCGGCGGCGGGTTCGTCACTTTGGCGGCAACCTTTGCAGCCATCCCGACGATTCCGGTTGCAGGTCTGGCACTGATCCTCGGTATCGACCGCTTCATGTCCGAGGCACGTGCGCTCACCAACCTGATCGGCAACGGCGTCGCGACCGTCGTCATCTCCAAGTGGGAGAATGAGCTGAGCCAGGAGCAGCTGAACGCAGTCCTCGCCAACCCGCAGCACCACAGTCTCGATCTCGGTCTCTCCATGCCGGTCCTCGCCGGTGAAGAAGACTAG
- a CDS encoding carbohydrate-binding module family 20 domain-containing protein: MSRLFPHTLTTISTTVHTFILLSVILYQATPAFATTPDPARTVFVQLFEWKWSDIARECETYLGPQGFKAVQISPPEEHPALGGKSRPWWINYQPVSYQIESRMGSRADFKKMAERCAAAGVQIYADAVINHMAAGSGTGSAGSTFTDEGAHRYTYPGIYGPEDFHWNVPGEHSCMNADGQINYNNKHSVQDCELVGLPDLATEREKVRARIADYLIDLYGLGVRGFRIDAVKHIAPADVEAILAKVRARVGDNFYVVQEVIDLGGEAVKKEWYYPFGDVNDFMYGRKLSEQFKNQNGQKIANLKSFGESWGLARPDRAVVFTDNHDMQRGEATSYLTFKDNGNSFVYTLGNIFMLAWPYGYPQLMSSYDFSGFDDGPPSNADGSTKNVYNGASASQPGCFTQWKCEHRWREIGNMVPFRNAAASSPVTDWWDNGNNQIAFGRGDKGFLVINREDQPLQKTFQTHLPPGTYCDVIAGNFAKSGKGATCSGRTIIVDEKRQATISVPADYAAAIHVNAMTAAKPMVTATFTVKEASTVWGENVYLVGEDVALGKWDPKLGVQMTPVDYPAWQVTVKLPPSRKIQFKFVKINGNGEVLWESNANRTMKTPKKGAVTASATWGIQ, translated from the coding sequence ATGTCCCGGCTCTTTCCGCACACACTCACGACAATATCCACCACAGTTCATACTTTCATACTCCTCTCTGTAATCCTATATCAGGCAACACCGGCGTTTGCCACGACGCCTGATCCCGCCCGCACAGTCTTCGTGCAGCTATTTGAGTGGAAATGGAGCGATATTGCGCGCGAGTGCGAGACGTACCTCGGTCCCCAGGGATTCAAGGCGGTGCAGATCTCCCCTCCTGAGGAGCATCCGGCTCTCGGAGGGAAGAGCCGGCCGTGGTGGATCAACTATCAGCCGGTGAGCTATCAGATCGAAAGCCGCATGGGTAGCCGCGCCGACTTCAAGAAGATGGCGGAGCGCTGCGCGGCGGCTGGCGTGCAGATATACGCCGACGCTGTCATAAACCACATGGCCGCCGGAAGCGGCACCGGGTCGGCAGGGAGCACCTTTACCGACGAAGGTGCCCACCGCTACACCTATCCCGGGATCTACGGCCCGGAGGACTTCCACTGGAACGTCCCGGGGGAGCACAGCTGCATGAACGCGGACGGCCAGATCAACTACAACAACAAGCACTCGGTGCAGGACTGCGAACTGGTCGGCCTCCCGGACCTCGCCACGGAGAGGGAAAAGGTGCGCGCCCGCATCGCCGACTATCTCATCGATCTCTACGGCCTCGGGGTGCGCGGCTTCAGGATCGATGCAGTAAAGCACATCGCCCCCGCCGACGTGGAGGCGATCCTCGCCAAGGTGAGAGCGCGGGTGGGGGACAACTTCTACGTCGTGCAGGAGGTGATCGACCTGGGCGGCGAGGCGGTGAAGAAGGAATGGTACTACCCCTTCGGCGACGTGAACGATTTCATGTACGGCCGCAAGCTGAGCGAACAGTTCAAGAACCAGAACGGCCAAAAGATCGCAAATCTAAAAAGCTTTGGCGAGAGCTGGGGGCTTGCGCGCCCAGACAGGGCGGTCGTTTTCACCGACAACCACGACATGCAGAGAGGGGAGGCGACGAGCTACCTGACCTTCAAGGACAACGGCAACAGCTTCGTGTACACCCTCGGAAACATCTTCATGCTGGCCTGGCCGTACGGGTACCCGCAACTCATGTCGAGCTACGACTTCTCCGGCTTCGACGACGGCCCACCGAGCAATGCGGACGGCAGCACGAAGAATGTCTACAACGGTGCCAGCGCCTCGCAGCCGGGGTGCTTCACCCAGTGGAAGTGCGAGCACCGCTGGCGCGAGATAGGGAACATGGTGCCCTTCAGAAATGCCGCGGCATCGTCGCCGGTGACGGACTGGTGGGACAACGGCAACAACCAGATCGCCTTCGGCCGCGGCGACAAGGGGTTCCTGGTCATAAACCGGGAGGACCAGCCGCTGCAGAAGACCTTCCAGACCCACCTACCCCCCGGGACGTACTGCGACGTCATCGCCGGGAATTTCGCAAAAAGCGGGAAAGGAGCTACCTGCTCCGGGCGCACCATTATCGTGGACGAGAAGAGACAGGCGACTATTTCCGTTCCCGCCGATTACGCGGCAGCCATCCACGTCAATGCAATGACCGCCGCGAAGCCGATGGTGACTGCAACTTTCACGGTAAAGGAAGCTAGCACCGTATGGGGGGAGAATGTCTATCTCGTGGGGGAGGACGTGGCCCTCGGAAAGTGGGATCCGAAGCTCGGGGTGCAAATGACCCCGGTCGACTACCCGGCATGGCAAGTGACGGTGAAGCTACCGCCGTCCAGGAAGATCCAGTTCAAGTTCGTGAAGATCAACGGCAACGGTGAGGTGCTGTGGGAATCGAATGCGAATCGCACCATGAAGACGCCTAAGAAGGGTGCAGTCACGGCGTCAGCGACGTGGGGGATACAGTAA
- a CDS encoding NAD(P)H-binding protein produces MGKILVTGATGFIGRRLAAALLKEGYAVRCMVRRPDAVIPEGAERASGDVLELRSLAEPLRDIDTAYYLVHSMAGGRAGFERRDREAVENFTSMANRAGVRRVIYLGGLGETGSSLSDHLASRLEVANVLRSGRFKTTFLRAAVIIGAGSASFEMIKSLVERLPFMITPRWVATRCQPIAVRDVIGYLVGCLRDERTVGETFDIGGPDILTYRDMMERFASITGKSLLIAPTPFLTPRLSSYWVGLVTSVSPSIAIPLIEGLKNEVVCRENRIRSLIPFPLTGYDEAVRVALQESEATSRPPRTAH; encoded by the coding sequence ATGGGAAAAATACTGGTGACGGGTGCTACCGGATTCATCGGCAGGAGGCTTGCCGCGGCGCTTCTGAAAGAGGGGTATGCGGTGCGTTGCATGGTGCGTCGCCCGGACGCCGTCATTCCTGAGGGGGCGGAGCGCGCGAGCGGTGATGTCCTCGAGCTGCGCTCGCTCGCGGAGCCGCTGCGCGATATCGACACCGCCTATTACCTCGTGCACTCCATGGCGGGGGGACGCGCCGGCTTCGAGCGCCGCGACCGCGAGGCGGTTGAGAACTTCACCTCCATGGCGAACCGGGCGGGGGTGCGGCGGGTGATATATCTGGGGGGGCTCGGGGAGACCGGCTCCAGCCTCTCCGACCACCTGGCCAGCAGGCTGGAGGTGGCAAATGTCCTCAGGAGCGGCCGCTTCAAGACCACTTTTTTGAGGGCCGCCGTCATCATCGGCGCGGGGAGCGCCTCTTTCGAGATGATAAAGTCGCTGGTGGAGAGACTCCCCTTCATGATCACGCCGCGCTGGGTGGCGACCCGCTGCCAGCCGATCGCGGTGCGCGATGTGATCGGCTATCTGGTGGGGTGTCTGCGGGACGAAAGGACCGTGGGAGAGACCTTCGACATCGGCGGCCCGGATATCCTGACCTATCGCGACATGATGGAGCGCTTTGCCAGCATCACCGGAAAGAGCCTCCTCATTGCGCCGACACCGTTTCTCACCCCGCGGCTTTCCTCCTACTGGGTGGGGCTGGTGACGAGTGTCAGCCCCTCCATAGCGATCCCGCTGATAGAGGGGCTGAAAAACGAGGTCGTGTGCCGGGAAAACAGGATCAGGAGCCTTATTCCCTTTCCGCTCACCGGTTACGACGAGGCGGTGCGTGTCGCGCTGCAGGAGTCGGAGGCTACCTCCCGACCACCTCGAACTGCACATTGA